Genomic segment of Aquarana catesbeiana isolate 2022-GZ linkage group LG02, ASM4218655v1, whole genome shotgun sequence:
GAGTCAATATCAGCCGAGTATGAAGCAGTTGGCCGAACATACATGAAGATCAAAGGCAGGAAATACATGTTCACAACCACAAAATGTGAAGCACAGGTGGAAAATGTTTTCTTACGCCCTTTGGATGATGCTATCTTGAGCACAGACCTGATGATATGAACATAGGACGTCACAATTAGAGAGAAGGATAACACAAGTACAATGGCACTAAGAGAAGAACCTATTGTCACGTTGAGCGACGTGTCAGCGCAAGCTAACTGAATTATTGGTGGGTGATCACAGTAATAGTGGTGAATGATGTTTGAGCCACAAAAAGGCAACCTAAAAGCCAGTATGGCTGTTGCAATTGGAGATACTAAGCCTATTATCCAAGACAACATAGCTAGAATGATATACAGCTGTCTGACCATGATGTTATGGTAATGGAGGGGAGAACAGATGGCTATATAGCGATCATAGGCCATGGCAGTCAGGAGAAAACACTGAACTCCTTGGCAACCAATAAAGAAATACATCTGGAGGAAGCAGGCCACATAAGCTATCTCATCATTGTGCACTGAGAACTTGGCAAGCATCTTGGGGATGGTCACGGTGGTGGAACTCATGTCCAAGAACGAGAGGTTGCTAACAAAGAAATACATTGGAGAGTGAAGTTTTTGGTCCAGAATAATGAGGAGAAATATGATGCCATTTCCAGTCACAGCGAAAAGGtagataaagagaaaaacacaaaaaagaagagTACTGAAACTTTGAAGACTCGGAAAGCCAAAGATGATAAACTCTGTCACCAATTTTGAAGAGACATTAGTGAAATCCACAGCACGAGGAAATTCTGTAGTCACCTACACAAGAAGGAGattataatatatttaatataacatgttatacttttttTCTCACAATAGTTAAGGTTATTTCTTTTCACATGGACTTTATATTGAATTATGAGACCAAAAAAAGCTTATTTTGAAACTCCAGTAAATTAATtggcagctcattcaaatgaatgtgcatgcacagctcatAGAGCTTATATTTTCAGAGGTCGTACCTGTCCATAATACGCACAAAGGGAAGGTCCTTTGTATTGCAGAGTTCAATGTTTGGTTAAATGAATGATATAAGGTTTGGTTATGTTAGTCATGGTGTTAGCAGTTGGTCTGATATTGAGCTGGACAAAAGAGAGTCTGAATCCCACACACAAAGGCATTGAGCTACGTTGTACTTAAGATGGAATTCAGGAGTTATTTGGAAATGCATTTAAACTGAAAAATGTGGGTATTAATTTAACTGATGAGGGGCATTTCTGTTCCCAGCAGGTAAAAAATGTGAAGATTTGTATTGCTGAGGACTGGGCTGATGGGGTAGTTAATGTAACTAAAAATTCTGGTAACAAAAATCCAATAGTAGATAGCAGTGTTTGTCACATCGTGAGCACTaaatggcgtgcatttgtattcagcccccctgagtcactactttgtagaaccacctttcactgcaattacagctgcaagtctttttggggatgtctctaccagctttgcacatctagagagtgaaatttttgcccattcttctttgcaaaatagctcaagctctgtcagattggatggagagcatctgcgcaaagcaaatttcaagtcttgccacagattctcaaattctcaattggatttaggtctggactttgactgggcgatTCTAACCCACATGAATATgatttaatctaaaccattccattgtagccctggctgtatgtttagggtcgttgacctgctggaaggtgaacctccgccc
This window contains:
- the LOC141126470 gene encoding olfactory receptor 6N1-like, which gives rise to MADRRAFHRFGTFFDVHKYIHKLNIQRYLISNPYRSGGSAATSRTVHSGLSNPSLFNPPVPVAPAISIFRDLVLRGLAKLPDKRICHPPISSTGFKSLCEHKDLVIRPADKGGGIVILDKKDYEVEPYRMLKEPNTYKELPNNPTLLYKRRLLNIVKRGYENNILNKKERDFLVPLAPRIPTIYYLPKVHKDPLHRPGRPIVTTEFPRAVDFTNVSSKLVTEFIIFGFPSLQSFSTLLFCVFLFIYLFAVTGNGIIFLLIILDQKLHSPMYFFVSNLSFLDMSSTTVTIPKMLAKFSVHNDEIAYVACFLQMYFFIGCQGVQCFLLTAMAYDRYIAICSPLHYHNIMVRQLYIILAMLSWIIGLVSPIATAILAFRLPFCGSNIIHHYYCDHPPIIQLACADTSLNVTIGSSLSAIVLVLSFSLIVTSYVHIIRSVLKIASSKGRKKTFSTCASHFVVVNMYFLPLIFMYVRPTASYSADIDSLVAMFYTVLTPMLNPIVYSLRNKDIKNAFGKQLCCT